A region of the Falco biarmicus isolate bFalBia1 chromosome 10, bFalBia1.pri, whole genome shotgun sequence genome:
CAGTTAGCCCCGTCTCCCATCAGATGGACCTTTCCTTTGGGATGAACCTCGCTCTCCCTCTCAGTGCTgattgttgctttttcctccatGTAACCCTGCCTGTAGTAAAGACTTTGCATTGAGCTCTCCTGCCTGGCCTTGCCTCGCGCCTCCATCACCCGGCTTGTGGGGTGCCGGACGGGAATGTGGCAGCTACGCCCAGGGGGGTGGGCGCCCAGACCCCCCACAACCCCATCCATCACACTGACACCCTCAGCCACACCACTGCACCCCACTGGGGTTGCATCCACGTCCATCACTCTGTGCCTGGTGGCTGCGTGGCAGCGAGGTGCCCCAGGCTGGATTTGGGGTGCGTTTTGCATCCCAAGTGGTTTGTGCTGGAGCGGAGCCCATGGTGACGCGTGCCGGGGCAGGCAGCCAAGGGGCAGAGCAGGAAACCGccagctccctcctccagcGCAGTGGGTTGCGTAGCAGGGACTGGgtcagctgcctgcctgcaccctgcctgcacgCTGCCTGCacgctgcctgcaccctgcctgcatccTGCCAGCCCCACGCCAGCTACAGAGCTCATCagggtgctggctgcagtgccagggTGCCAGCCAGGCTCCTGGAGGCCACCTCCTCTGGGTAAGGCGCCCCGttagctggggcaggggagctgcGGTTTGCAGCCCAAAGGGTGCGAGGTGTCGgcagcctgcccagcctgtgGGCAGCCCCGGCGTAACCTGCCCCGTGCTGCTTCCTTGGGACCATGGAGactggcagcagcatcttcccGCAGTCCGGCATGCAGCAGCCCCtcgagcagcagcccctgggcagtggggctggcagagcccccgatgatgatgatgatggtggtggtgggaaggggAGCATGGACGGCAATGCTGTGAGGTGAGAGCGTGTGGCCAGGACGGAGGGGAGGCCGGAGGGGTCCAGCTGCACTGACCCGTCCCCGGAGCTTTGgtgtggtgctgggctggggcaatGTGGAGCTCCTCTCTCTCGTCTCATCACTGGGAGCATGAGGACTGGGCTGGGGTCTCTCTGACATCTCTGTCCCCGCAGCGGGAACCCCTACGCGGGGCTGGTGAGCCGCCTGCGGGCAGCCTGGCTCTCGGGGAAGACACGGCCCATCGAGTACCGTGTGGCCCAGCTGGAAGCCCTGGGGCGCTTCTTGCATGAGAAGAAGCAGGACATCCTGGATGCCACCGCCTTGGACATGGGCAAGGTGAGACCACCGTGGGCAAGGTGAGGGGGCCAGGAACTGGGAGACCCAGTGGCTGGAGGAACTGAGGGactgcccacagccctgccagctcctgccatcACACAGAGGGCTGATGTGATGTCCCAGCAGAGCTTCCTCACCGCTTTGGTGCTCCATCCCCATGCTGGGCTCGGAGCTGCTGGATGTGGGTGGAGATGGCGGTGGGGAGAGGGAGCTGGAACacaccccagcccacctcctCCAGAGCTCATCCCTGCCCTCGGCATGGACAGAGGCGGCTGTGGGGAGCATCTGGACATGATTAGCTGTTCCCAAACGCACCATCCTCAGTTTACCTCTTTTCTGGGCAGGTCCATCCCTACTCCTGTTACCTCCTCCGTGTGCTCCCTGCCTTGGGCTATCCACTGAGTGTCACCCCCTCCCCTTGGTGCACACCCAGGCTGCAGTTGTCGCAGCCTGGACCCCCCAGCTTTGCATTGTCCCCTacctctctgctccctccctccccatgaTGTCAAGGACACcaagggctggggcagagcagccccatccccagcaTCTCTGTAAGTCTTCAAACAGCTCTGGCCCCACCAGCCCAACAGTTCCCCCTTTGGTACAGCTCATCTGCCCACAGCTGGAGCCTCGCACACCACACAGGGGGTTATCATCATCTGCTGTTCTCCATCCCGGTTCACAGCTTCCCTTTGGACACCCTCCCCATCCTTACTGCACTCTGGTTTGATGGGATCTACataatttttcctatttttaagcATCCAGCTCTTGTGCCAAGGGGATCCTTCCTTCTCATTTGCTTCTGCACCCTTTGTGCTTCCCCTTTCCTGACCCAGGCAGGGGCCTGACACCCACCTGCACTGGGAAACCTCCAAGGCAGCATTTGGGAAGCGGTGCCGCCGGCGCTGACCCGGTTCTGGGCAGGGGGGATTTGGGAGCATCTTCCCTTCCCGCCCCGTACTGAGCATCTCCGCTCAGGTCCGGCTGGTGCGGTGCTTGCGGCTGGcgtggtgctggcagctggtggcCGGGGCTGCAGCTTGTGCGAAGGTCTTGTTCATCCGACCTTCAGTGTGAGAGAGGACAAATggaggcagccacagctgctctcacCCCAGGGGTAGATGTGAGATGGAAAAAGTCTGCCGATGAGCCTAAGGCAGTGCCATTGAGGGTTAAAATTTGGGATTTGACATTTTGGTTAGTACAATTATTAACCCTTTCACAGTAGTACAGtcatgggtttggttttgtatttttaatgacatgGTTTCCTCTGCGCCTGCTCACACTGTGCCCGGGTTGGCAGCACCTGAGCGTTATCCCCAGGCCACTGGCCATAGCCACGGCTGAGTAACCCCCGCTCAAACATGGGCACAAGGGTGGTGCAGCGAGTGAGAGCGAAGGTCCGTCCGGCCCAGGCTCACTGAAGCAGGTTCAGAAACAGGGAAAGTACACACGATGCTCCCAAACACTTCTggaagccagcagcactgccttctGTCCGCACCGAGTGCCGTGTGCATGCTCCGTGCTCCATACCCACTGTCATGGCACTGCGGGCACCACTGGCCACCCAGTGTGCGAGCCGCCCTTGGGGCCACCGCTCCTGTGAAAGGGCAAACGAGATGGACACATGGACACCTACTGCTGGTCCCGTGGAGAGAGCGGTCTGTGGTGTCACACAAGGGAGTCAGAGCAGCATCCCACCTGCGGTTCCTCCCATCTCTTCTCAGGAAACGTTGGACACCTCCTGTAATACCCTCCCTGGGTGCCGGGTCTctgcttcttctttcttctaCCCTACGGGAGGTACCAGGCTCCCTTTTACCTGGCCTCATCTCGGAAAGCCCAACACGCggtgctctgctcctgcttggGCTGCATCCCCTGCCACAAgcccagccaccccagcccacccaaGCCACCCCGCTTGCCCGAACACCCACCGCAGCCGGCTGATGGCCATCGGCAGTGTCGGTTGTACTTCCTCATTTGCCTGAGGTTCCCTTTTCCTTGGAAAAGGCATCCAGCAGGTCGGTCTGCTTGTGCTCTCTGCTGTCTCTCACCCTGGAGGGGCACCCAGCCCCTTTGATCTTGCTTCTCCTCTCCATGTCATGGCCAAGCCACACACCAGTGGTGCTCCCAAACTCCTCCGTCGTTCGGGCTCCCTTTCCACATGAACATCACGCCTCCCACCCTGCTGAGGGCAACCTCTGGAAGCCTctgcttccccctctccctccttcctagGCTCGGCAGCGGATCTCCTCCCCGCTTTCTCATCCCACTCTGCCAAAAAAGCCTGCACAAAACAGGCTCCAAAATCTGGATATTCCCTTTTCTCCCATATTTCCTCCCAAACCTCAACACCTGGCCGGTGGATATCCCCCAGGACCAGCTGTTGGTATCCACCAAACGTGCCAGTTCCTGTGCACCTTCCACCGTACCCCTgggtgagaaaaaaacccaactgcaGGACAAACGCAGAGGGGTCTCGTGGTGATGGATGGTGaggaggtgctggcagagctggatgTCGGCGCCGGTGCTGTGCCCATGCCGGTGACATGCCCATGGTGGGGCAAAGGGTGGGGGGGACACTGCTTGCACCTGCATCATTTCTGAGCTTTCATTTATCAGGCTAAATCCTTGAAGGCTCTTATTTGAGTTGCACCCTGGCAGGTTGTGAAAAAATAGCCTGTCCTGCTATAAAGCCCTCTCTTCCCCCAGACGCCACCCCCGCCTCCACAGaccccctctcctccccaaacACTTAATTTTCCTGAACCTCAAGGGAGCTCGCAGCAGGGCAAgcgtggctgcaggcaggtcgCTGCCGTGGGGCAGCCCCGGTGAGATTGCAGCAGGATATTGGAGCTCACCAGTGCCCTGCGCTGCAGACACGGTGGGGCTCACCCTCTCTCTGTGGGGTGCTGTGCCGTGGGGCTTGGGGGTGGGAACAAAGTGCGTGTCCACCATGGGACATGAAGGGCTCGGGTCCCCAAATCCTGGGTAAAAAATACGCAGAGTAGGGataagagctgctgctgtgctgtggcacaTGCCGAGGTGACGCACGGGCTGCTCTGTGTCCCCAGCCACCCTTTGAAGCCGAATTCTCAGAGATCCTCCTCTGCAAGAATGAGCTCCACGAGACCCTGAACAACCTGTCCCACTGGATGAAGGACGAGCAGGTGGACAGGAATCTGgtgagagggaaggggagggagaggatgGGGGGAAGGACCCACCTCCTGGGCAGAGTAGGGTGGGATGCTGACATGCAGATGGCGGTGCAGGTTGGGACTCATCCTGCAATGAAGCATTCCTGATGCGGTGGGTGTCCTGCAGGCGACACAGCTGGACTCGGCCTTCATCCGCAGGGATCCGTACGGGGTGGTGCTCATCATCGGGTCCTGGAACTACCCCATCCACCTCTTCCTGGTGCCCCTCATTGGGGCCATCGCTGCCGGTGAGCTGATGTGCCCTGACCCAGAAGCTGCAGACAGTGCCGGACACTGGCGGGGGCACCGCGACCCCAGGCTGGGGTGCCGGAAGGGCTGGCTGTCACTGTGTCACTGCTCCAACGTCCTATAATCTCCCCCCAGGCAACTGTGCCATCATCAAACCCTCGGAGATGACCAAGAACACCGAGACACTCGTGGGTGAAGTGCTGCCCAGCTACCTGGACACGGTAAGAAGCTCTCCCTGTCGCTGTCTCATGGCTGGGGTGTTCCTACCCCTGTGCACACGGTGCCGTGCCCTGTGCCCTCCCAGCGCTGTGCCTGCTTTGCACATGCCAGCACTACTCCATCCCTGGCTTCAGGCACTGCCACACGTCCTTCCTCCATGCTCAGCTGGTGTCCACAGGCCCAGCAGCCCGGGATGCTGttggtggggatggggacacagTGGCCCAGGCAGGTGCTGACAGCGGGGTACCCTTCATCTTATGTGGCAGGACTGCTTTGCCGTGGTGACCGCGGGTGTGCCGGAGACCACCAGGCTGCTGGAGAACAAGTTTGACTACATCTTCTTCACTGGTACGTCCCGTGGGccagagcagagccctgcctggctTTTATGCAAAGTGGGATGAGTTCCCACCAGGCTCCCTGCTGTGAACTACCCTGCCCGTCCGCATGGGATGGTGGGCAGCCAGCCTGCAAGCAGAGgaccccttccctgccctcagAGAAGGCAGAGCTCATTGTGTTGGGGATCTGGTGTCAGGATCCAGTACAAGAACCCACATGTTTGAGGATCTAATAGCCATAAtggctgaaatggggaatgcCATGGTGGAGCTGGAGAGGGTGCTAGAGGACTTGACATGTCTTCCCTGGCTCTGGCTCCTGATAAGGCTGAGGCCAGGGGTTGGGCCGTAGCTGGTGGGATCCTCACCATGATGCATCTCTTCCCTGCCCACAGGCAGCCCCTCCGTGGGGAGGATCGTGATGACAGCTGCTGCCAAGCACCTGACGCCAGTAACACTGGAGCTGGGGGGCAAGAACCCCTGCTACGTGTCTGACACCTGCGATGTGCAGAACGTGGCCCGGCGCGTGGCCTGGGGCCGCTTCTTCAATGCGGGGCAGACCTGTGTGGCGCCCGACTATGtgctgtgcagcctggagaTGCAGGAGAAGCTGATGCCTGCCCTGCGTGAGGCCATCACTGAGTTTTACGGCCCCAACCCGCAGGAATCCCCTGACTTCGGCCGCATTGTGGGGGACAAGCAGTTCCGCCGCGTCCGGGCGCTGCTGTGCAGCGGGCGTGTGGCCATCGGGGGACAGACGGATGAGAAGGAGCGCTACATCGGTGAGGGCTTGAACTTCACATATGTCTCCTTTCTTGCATGGAGTGGACTTGGATTTTGGGGTGGGTCTCATTCTTGGAGGGGAGGTTCTAGATGGAAGGGACATTTAGGGAAGGTTTGCGTGGGAGTCGGGTAGCTTGGTTGGGGTGTCCTGCCTTAGAGGGGGTGTGGGTCTTGGGGAGAGGACCAAGGTGTCATCTCCAACCTCTATGCATGGCTGATGCCTCCGGGTTTCTTTCTCCACAGCTCCCACGGTGCTGGTGGACGTGCAGCACTCTGATCCTATCATGCAGGAGGAGATCTTCGGCCCCATCCTGCCCATTGTTGTTGTGGCCAGTGTGGACGAAGCCATTGACTTTATCAACAGCCTTGAGTGGCCACTGGCTGTGTATGCCTTCTCCTCCGACGACAAGGTATGGTGTGCAGGCTGTGTAAGGCCAGGGCTACGCTTGCCCCATGCTCCTTGGCAGGTGTATTCAGCAGTGTTCATGCtcaaaaaaatttctttacagcagacagccctggctgtgggggaAGGATTGCAGCTGGAGGTGTGGGAGCCACGCACGAGACCCATCCCCAccttctctgcttccctcccaGGTGGTGAAACAGGTCCTGGAGCGGACAAGCAGCGGTGGCTTCTGTGGCAACGACACCCTGATGCACGTGACATTGACCTCGCTGCCCTTTGGTGGAATTGGTAGGTCCAAAGCCCCcaagctgcctgccctggccaaTGTGCACCGGGTGTGATCCTGCCCACGGTGCCTGAGCCGTGCTGGCCACGGTGTGGAAGGGTCTCGGGGCAGTTGGGGCACCCAGGCCTGGGTCCCAGGTCCAGGGGGCTTAAAGGTTGGGAGGGAAATCCTTGTGCCCCTGCCAGGACCCCACCAGAGGCCCCTGGCATCACTGTGCGAGGGCTTAGCTCTCAGGCTTTGCAGCCCCGTTTCTGCAGGACGTGTGTGGAGCACTGTGAGGTTTCTTCTCTCCGTGTTTGCCACCCCAAGCACGGTGTTCCCTGTGTACGTGCAAATGTCTTGTTTAAAAGGTAGGGAATTTGAGTGTGGCCACCACAGAAACATC
Encoded here:
- the LOC130155802 gene encoding aldehyde dehydrogenase family 3 member B1-like — its product is METGSSIFPQSGMQQPLEQQPLGSGAGRAPDDDDDGGGGKGSMDGNAVSGNPYAGLVSRLRAAWLSGKTRPIEYRVAQLEALGRFLHEKKQDILDATALDMGKPPFEAEFSEILLCKNELHETLNNLSHWMKDEQVDRNLATQLDSAFIRRDPYGVVLIIGSWNYPIHLFLVPLIGAIAAGNCAIIKPSEMTKNTETLVGEVLPSYLDTDCFAVVTAGVPETTRLLENKFDYIFFTGSPSVGRIVMTAAAKHLTPVTLELGGKNPCYVSDTCDVQNVARRVAWGRFFNAGQTCVAPDYVLCSLEMQEKLMPALREAITEFYGPNPQESPDFGRIVGDKQFRRVRALLCSGRVAIGGQTDEKERYIAPTVLVDVQHSDPIMQEEIFGPILPIVVVASVDEAIDFINSLEWPLAVYAFSSDDKVVKQVLERTSSGGFCGNDTLMHVTLTSLPFGGIGSSGLGMYHGKFTFETFSHHRGCLHRGMGREAINSLRYPPYSRQKLGIVRAASEVKRKGACILL